In one Mesorhizobium australicum genomic region, the following are encoded:
- a CDS encoding LysR substrate-binding domain-containing protein gives MPSRAGRQASRHLIELRHMRYFLAVAEELNFGRAAERLGIAQPNLSQQIKSLEEIVGARLFNRTQRSVRLTSAGEHFLEEARQTLAHADTALVAARRAGRGEIGRLAIGYVGSATYTGVLVSILGAFRDDFPDVEIELSEQEMEHQVHEIAAGKLDIGFIRPPIELPLGIGSSLLVREELSLALPSRHPLASLDAVPLARLRDEVFITPKHAPNVSFHKHTTDACLAAGFVPRMGPQAAHFVTIVSMVAIGLGVALVPRSCGCLDIPGVCYRPLADRPVYADLSVAFRRSEPSQPAKSFLRYCTTYRNAHASGPSVE, from the coding sequence ATGCCATCCAGAGCCGGACGACAGGCGTCGCGGCATCTCATCGAACTGCGGCACATGCGCTATTTTCTCGCCGTCGCGGAAGAATTGAACTTCGGCCGGGCGGCGGAGCGGCTGGGCATCGCGCAGCCGAATCTCAGCCAGCAGATCAAGTCGCTCGAAGAGATCGTCGGCGCGCGCCTGTTCAACCGGACGCAACGGTCGGTCCGGCTCACCAGCGCGGGAGAGCATTTTCTTGAAGAGGCGCGCCAGACGCTCGCGCATGCCGACACCGCGCTCGTCGCGGCCCGGCGCGCCGGCCGCGGCGAGATCGGCCGCCTGGCGATCGGCTATGTCGGCTCTGCGACCTACACGGGCGTGCTGGTCTCGATCCTCGGCGCGTTCCGCGACGATTTCCCCGATGTGGAGATCGAGCTCTCGGAACAGGAGATGGAGCACCAGGTCCACGAAATCGCGGCCGGCAAGCTCGACATCGGCTTCATCCGCCCGCCGATCGAGCTGCCGCTCGGGATCGGCAGCTCGCTGCTGGTTCGCGAAGAACTGTCGCTTGCGCTGCCAAGCCGCCATCCTCTGGCGAGCCTTGACGCCGTTCCGCTCGCCAGGCTGCGCGACGAGGTGTTCATCACGCCGAAGCACGCGCCGAACGTCAGCTTCCACAAGCACACGACCGACGCCTGCCTGGCCGCCGGCTTCGTGCCGCGCATGGGGCCGCAGGCGGCGCATTTCGTCACCATCGTCTCGATGGTGGCGATCGGCCTCGGCGTCGCGCTCGTGCCGCGCTCGTGCGGCTGCCTCGACATCCCCGGCGTCTGCTACCGGCCGCTTGCCGACAGGCCCGTCTATGCCGACCTGTCGGTGGCGTTCCGGAGGTCGGAGCCGTCCCAGCCGGCCAAGAGCTTCCTGCGCTACTGCACCACCTACCGCAACGCCCATGCGAGCGGACCCTCGGTCGAATGA
- a CDS encoding ABC transporter substrate-binding protein, with product MRTRKFLASAAMAALMFGASSAWAENVVTMATGQIFRSIDPAKVTDYTDYMGVVNLYDGLTSVEPDGSIVPELAESWEVSPDAKEVTYKLRADAKFSDGSPVEASDVVYSVERLLKINQGPATMLAGVLTPGSVTAVDAKTVKFTLAKNFAPFLAVVPAIFILNEEAVKPHLGDDDGQAWLATNAAGAGPFTLKLFDRGAAMTVVRNKDYYKGFPENPIDEVRWVVQADESSVRSMAASGELTMTGPFQSPDTYQALEGMGYKVESHQTTSTLYLKLNSKIAPTDDVHIRKAIALATDYATIREVIFPGNKLTTPLPDTFKQFHADDIPEPKFDLEAAKAEVAKSKYAGQPIPITLGYLTGIKYQEEISLLMQSNLEQIGFTVKQEANPWNRVTELATKVETTPAASQIFFSATYPSPDSMFYSQYHSKANGTWASMEWIADPEVDRLIDEARGAGDTTRQIELYKELQHKLVDMQSDVFLLTQVSKHALNKCLQGLSIIPMRSFGYDFSRYSWKCD from the coding sequence ATGAGAACACGCAAATTTCTGGCGTCCGCCGCGATGGCAGCGCTCATGTTCGGCGCCTCTTCCGCATGGGCGGAGAACGTCGTGACGATGGCCACCGGCCAGATCTTCCGCAGCATCGACCCGGCCAAGGTCACCGACTACACCGACTATATGGGCGTCGTGAACCTCTATGACGGCCTCACCAGCGTGGAGCCGGACGGCTCCATCGTCCCCGAACTGGCTGAAAGCTGGGAAGTCTCGCCCGACGCGAAGGAAGTGACCTACAAGCTTCGGGCCGACGCCAAGTTCTCCGACGGCTCTCCGGTCGAGGCGAGCGACGTCGTCTACTCGGTCGAGCGGTTGCTGAAGATCAACCAGGGTCCCGCCACGATGCTGGCCGGCGTGCTCACGCCCGGTTCCGTGACGGCGGTCGACGCCAAGACGGTAAAGTTCACCCTGGCCAAGAACTTCGCCCCTTTCCTCGCCGTGGTGCCTGCGATCTTCATCCTCAACGAGGAGGCGGTGAAGCCGCATCTCGGTGATGACGACGGCCAGGCGTGGCTCGCAACCAATGCCGCCGGCGCCGGACCATTCACGCTGAAGCTCTTCGACCGCGGCGCGGCGATGACGGTGGTGCGCAACAAGGACTACTACAAGGGCTTTCCCGAGAACCCGATCGACGAGGTTCGTTGGGTCGTGCAGGCCGACGAATCGAGCGTGCGCTCGATGGCGGCATCGGGCGAACTGACCATGACCGGCCCATTCCAGTCGCCGGATACCTACCAGGCGCTCGAAGGCATGGGCTACAAGGTCGAGAGCCACCAGACGACCTCGACGCTCTACCTCAAGCTGAACAGCAAGATCGCGCCGACCGACGACGTGCACATCCGCAAGGCGATCGCGCTCGCGACCGACTATGCGACGATCCGCGAGGTCATCTTCCCCGGCAACAAGCTGACGACACCGCTGCCCGACACGTTCAAGCAGTTCCATGCCGACGACATTCCGGAGCCGAAGTTCGACCTCGAGGCGGCCAAGGCGGAAGTCGCCAAGTCGAAATATGCCGGCCAGCCGATCCCGATCACGCTCGGCTATCTCACCGGCATCAAATACCAGGAGGAGATCAGCCTTCTGATGCAGTCCAACCTCGAGCAGATCGGCTTCACCGTGAAGCAGGAGGCCAATCCGTGGAACCGGGTCACTGAACTCGCGACCAAGGTCGAGACGACGCCCGCGGCGAGCCAGATCTTCTTCAGCGCCACCTATCCGTCGCCGGATTCGATGTTCTACTCGCAGTACCACTCCAAGGCGAACGGCACCTGGGCGTCGATGGAATGGATCGCCGATCCCGAGGTCGACCGCCTGATCGACGAAGCTCGCGGCGCCGGCGACACGACCAGGCAGATCGAACTCTACAAGGAATTGCAGCACAAGCTGGTCGACATGCAGTCGGATGTGTTCCTGCTGACGCAGGTTTCCAAGCATGCGCTGAACAAGTGCCTGCAGGGACTGTCCATCATCCCGATGCGCTCGTTCGGCTACGACTTCAGCCGCTACAGCTGGAAATGTGACTGA
- a CDS encoding ABC transporter permease gives MEFLSFLVRRILWSLLVLLGLSIVIFAIARGIPGDPARISLGPSATAEQVADLRGRLGLDRPLIEQYGLFVGGLVQGDLGRSLLTERPVGSDIRDTFAATFELVLVTITVALLGGVPMGVAAATWRNRWPDHVVQFVSIFSAVTPTFLKALLLQILAGYVLHVLPTTGRLSPGIDFSADLTGMMLIDSILRGRADVFLDAVRHLLLPVIALSLASMGQIARITRASMIDVSGQDYIEANRAFGVPEHVRIFKYTLRPSFVPPLTILGLQFSALIGNAFVVELIFAWPGMAAYGIRAILQKDLNAVMGVVMVSGVFFVIVNLVIDILVGFVDPRVRIRGRR, from the coding sequence ATGGAATTCCTCAGCTTTCTCGTGCGACGCATTCTCTGGTCGCTCCTTGTCCTTCTCGGACTGTCGATCGTCATCTTCGCGATCGCGCGGGGCATTCCCGGCGATCCGGCCCGCATCTCGCTCGGACCGTCGGCGACGGCGGAACAGGTGGCGGACCTGCGCGGCCGGCTCGGCCTCGACCGCCCGTTGATCGAGCAGTACGGCCTCTTTGTCGGAGGCCTGGTGCAGGGCGATCTCGGTCGTTCGCTGCTGACCGAGCGCCCCGTCGGCTCCGACATACGCGATACGTTCGCGGCGACGTTTGAACTGGTCCTCGTCACGATCACCGTAGCACTTCTCGGCGGCGTGCCGATGGGCGTGGCGGCCGCGACGTGGCGAAACCGCTGGCCGGATCATGTCGTTCAGTTCGTCTCGATCTTTTCGGCGGTCACGCCCACTTTTCTCAAGGCGCTGCTGCTGCAGATCCTGGCCGGCTATGTGCTGCATGTCCTGCCAACGACCGGGCGCCTGTCGCCGGGCATCGACTTCTCGGCCGACCTGACGGGGATGATGCTGATCGATTCCATTCTGCGCGGCCGGGCGGACGTGTTCCTCGACGCCGTGCGCCATCTGCTGCTGCCGGTCATCGCGCTGTCGCTCGCCTCGATGGGGCAGATCGCGCGTATCACGCGGGCGTCGATGATCGACGTCTCGGGCCAGGACTACATCGAGGCGAACCGCGCCTTTGGCGTGCCCGAACATGTGCGGATATTCAAATACACGCTGCGGCCGAGCTTCGTGCCGCCGCTGACTATCCTCGGCCTGCAATTCTCGGCGCTGATCGGCAACGCGTTCGTCGTCGAGCTGATCTTCGCCTGGCCGGGCATGGCCGCCTACGGCATCCGCGCGATCCTGCAGAAGGACCTGAACGCGGTGATGGGCGTCGTCATGGTCTCCGGCGTGTTCTTCGTCATCGTCAACCTCGTCATCGACATATTGGTCGGGTTCGTCGATCCGAGGGTGCGCATCAGGGGGCGGCGCTGA
- a CDS encoding ABC transporter permease: MSDLTQTMDEPQRLSNAYQNWYRFSRNPSAVIGAAIVIICILAAIFAPLITPYPEHVGAVVNFRARHLPPSAEYWFGTDNVGRDIFTRVVFGMRISLLLALVVLGTAVPVGTVLGLLAGYYGGWVEIVIMRFTDIALAIPGLVMVMAVAAVLSPDLLTSMIAIAALWWTWHTRLIYSITRQIRIQDYIEAAETLGAGKFHILFREILPNCVSALAVKTSLDCGFVILIGASLSFLGLGIQPPTPDLGTMVASGAAFLPSYWWESILPGCAILFVSLGFNLLGDGLRDMFDVEDVR; encoded by the coding sequence ATGTCGGATCTGACCCAGACCATGGACGAGCCGCAGCGCCTCTCCAACGCCTACCAGAACTGGTATCGCTTCTCGCGCAACCCGAGCGCCGTCATCGGCGCGGCGATCGTCATCATCTGCATCCTGGCGGCGATCTTCGCGCCGCTGATCACGCCCTATCCGGAGCATGTCGGCGCGGTGGTCAATTTCCGCGCCCGGCATCTGCCGCCGTCGGCGGAATACTGGTTCGGCACCGACAATGTCGGCCGCGACATCTTCACCCGCGTCGTCTTTGGCATGCGCATCTCGCTGCTACTTGCGCTTGTGGTGCTCGGCACGGCGGTGCCGGTCGGCACCGTGCTCGGCCTGCTCGCCGGCTATTACGGCGGCTGGGTCGAGATCGTCATCATGCGCTTCACCGACATCGCGCTGGCGATCCCGGGCCTCGTCATGGTGATGGCCGTCGCGGCAGTGCTGTCGCCGGACCTGCTCACGTCCATGATCGCGATCGCCGCGCTGTGGTGGACCTGGCACACACGGCTGATCTATTCGATCACGCGGCAGATCCGCATCCAGGACTATATCGAGGCAGCCGAGACGCTGGGCGCGGGCAAGTTCCACATCCTCTTCCGCGAAATCCTGCCGAACTGCGTCTCCGCACTCGCGGTCAAGACCTCGCTCGACTGCGGCTTCGTCATCCTCATCGGCGCGTCGCTGTCCTTCCTCGGCCTCGGCATCCAGCCGCCGACGCCCGACCTCGGCACGATGGTCGCTTCGGGCGCTGCGTTCCTGCCCAGCTACTGGTGGGAATCGATCCTGCCCGGCTGCGCGATCCTGTTCGTCTCATTGGGCTTCAACCTGCTCGGCGACGGCCTGCGCGACATGTTCGACGTGGAGGACGTGCGATGA
- a CDS encoding ABC transporter ATP-binding protein: MSEALLSVRDLCVEFTTYNQTTKVLKGVNLDIPAHSQIALVGESGSGKSVTMKAIMGLLRQPPARITSGQIFYDGRDLLTMPDRDRVALRGTAMSMIFQDPMTSLNPVFTIGDQMGTILKYADRRLGRARNGRERKARVLEVLGQVRMRDPERVFQSYPIMLSGGMRQRVLIAMALLSEPKLLIADEPGTALDVTTQAQILKLLKDLVVERGLALLMITHNLGVVRETCSYVYVMNKGVVVEHSSTADLFAAPKEDYTKALIGAVPRLTGGTRFGSAEAAT; the protein is encoded by the coding sequence ATGAGCGAGGCTCTCCTCAGCGTCCGCGACCTCTGCGTCGAGTTCACCACCTACAACCAGACCACCAAGGTGCTGAAGGGCGTCAACCTCGACATCCCGGCGCACTCGCAGATCGCGCTGGTCGGCGAGAGTGGTTCGGGCAAGTCGGTCACGATGAAGGCGATCATGGGCCTGCTGCGCCAGCCGCCGGCCAGGATCACCAGCGGCCAGATTTTCTACGACGGGCGCGACCTGCTGACGATGCCGGACCGCGACCGCGTCGCGCTGCGCGGCACAGCGATGTCGATGATCTTCCAGGACCCGATGACGTCGCTCAATCCCGTCTTCACCATCGGCGACCAGATGGGCACGATCCTCAAATATGCCGACCGCCGGCTCGGACGCGCCCGCAACGGGCGCGAGCGCAAGGCGAGGGTGCTCGAAGTCCTGGGCCAGGTTCGGATGCGCGATCCCGAGCGCGTCTTCCAGTCCTATCCGATCATGCTGTCGGGCGGTATGCGCCAGCGCGTGCTGATCGCGATGGCGCTGCTGAGCGAGCCGAAGCTCTTGATCGCCGACGAGCCGGGCACGGCGCTCGACGTCACAACCCAGGCGCAGATCCTTAAGCTCCTGAAGGACCTCGTGGTCGAGCGCGGCCTCGCCCTTCTGATGATCACCCACAATCTCGGTGTCGTGCGCGAGACGTGCAGCTATGTCTACGTCATGAACAAGGGCGTCGTGGTCGAGCACAGCTCGACGGCCGACCTCTTCGCCGCTCCGAAAGAGGACTACACAAAGGCCTTGATTGGCGCCGTGCCGCGCCTTACCGGCGGCACTCGCTTCGGCAGCGCGGAGGCCGCGACATGA
- a CDS encoding ATP-binding cassette domain-containing protein, with the protein MNRPMLEVVDLCKTFPVRSALGRVTGEVKAVSHVSFSIGRGKVYGLAGESGSGKSTIARMIMGLTPPTSGDILLDGENIGTTGGTAAHKRKVQMVFQNPGSSLNPRRSVAQSITVPLHANGFPRADRARRITELLDMVQLPANYAERYPHELSGGQKQRVAIARALAVAPKLLVLDEPTSALDVSVQAKVIDLLVDLGRQLDLTFLFISHDLSLMRNFAEEVGVLYLGGLVETGTTSAVFENPQHDYTRLLLASVPVVSTEEEAMRPKIPLIDGEIPTAEQLLALRQAGRIQE; encoded by the coding sequence ATGAACCGGCCGATGCTGGAAGTGGTCGACCTGTGCAAGACCTTCCCTGTCCGCTCCGCGCTCGGCCGGGTGACGGGGGAGGTCAAGGCGGTCAGCCATGTCTCGTTCTCGATCGGACGCGGCAAGGTGTACGGTCTCGCCGGCGAAAGCGGCTCCGGCAAGTCGACCATCGCGCGGATGATCATGGGCCTGACGCCTCCGACCAGCGGTGACATCCTGCTCGACGGCGAGAACATCGGCACCACCGGCGGCACGGCGGCGCACAAGCGCAAGGTGCAGATGGTGTTCCAGAACCCCGGCTCCTCGCTCAACCCGCGCCGCAGCGTGGCGCAGTCGATTACGGTGCCGCTCCACGCTAATGGTTTTCCCCGTGCCGATCGGGCGCGTCGGATCACCGAACTGCTCGACATGGTGCAACTGCCGGCCAACTATGCCGAGCGCTATCCGCACGAACTGTCCGGCGGACAGAAGCAGCGCGTGGCGATTGCGCGCGCCCTCGCGGTCGCGCCGAAGCTGCTCGTCCTTGACGAGCCGACATCCGCGCTCGACGTGTCGGTGCAAGCGAAGGTGATCGACCTGCTGGTGGACCTGGGGCGCCAGCTCGACCTGACCTTCCTGTTCATCTCGCACGATCTCAGCCTGATGCGGAATTTTGCCGAGGAAGTGGGCGTGCTCTATCTCGGCGGCCTGGTGGAGACCGGTACGACCTCCGCCGTGTTCGAGAACCCGCAGCACGACTATACGCGGCTGCTCCTGGCTTCAGTCCCGGTCGTCTCGACCGAGGAGGAGGCCATGCGGCCCAAGATCCCGCTGATCGACGGCGAGATCCCCACCGCCGAACAGCTGCTTGCGCTCAGGCAGGCGGGGCGAATTCAAGAGTGA
- a CDS encoding hydantoinase/oxoprolinase N-terminal domain-containing protein encodes MIRIGIDVGGTNTDAVAMDSSGVIAGIKASTTADVMTGVVNALRAILDASKLEADAIDAVMIGTTHFTNAVVQRRDLAQTAAVRLGLPATASLPPMVDWPDDLKAAIGNNAWLAHGGNEFDGRPISELDEAELLGIAAEIARRGIRSIAITSVFSPVSAEMERRAAEIFERAIPGVYVTLSSEIGRIGLLERENAAIMNACLRELSTHVIDAFRAAIAQTGIKGRFYLTQNDGTLMDAAFAEKFPVLTFASGPTNSMRGAAFLSGVKEAIVVDIGGTTSDVGALHKGFPRQATTAVEVGGVRTNFRMPDVFSIGLGGGSRVVETGNGIEVGPTSVGYRLLQEALIFGGSTLTTSDIAVASGSAELGDPAKVAHLKQEFIGKVREKMRDMLEGCVERSRLSDTPLPVIVVGGGSILVDGPIGDLEVIKPNHYAVANAVGAAIAQVSGEVDRVYVLSQTTRDQALDDAKAQAVDAAVAAGASRETIEIVDVEDVPLAYLPGNATRIRIKAVGELHVD; translated from the coding sequence ATGATCAGGATCGGTATCGATGTCGGCGGTACCAATACGGACGCCGTCGCGATGGATTCGTCCGGCGTGATCGCGGGCATCAAGGCCTCCACCACGGCGGACGTGATGACGGGCGTCGTCAATGCGCTGCGTGCGATCCTGGACGCCTCGAAGCTCGAGGCAGATGCGATCGATGCGGTGATGATCGGCACCACGCATTTCACCAACGCCGTCGTGCAGCGCCGCGACCTGGCGCAGACGGCGGCCGTGCGGCTCGGCCTGCCGGCGACGGCGTCGCTGCCGCCGATGGTCGACTGGCCGGACGATCTGAAGGCTGCCATCGGCAACAATGCCTGGCTGGCGCATGGCGGTAACGAGTTCGACGGCCGCCCTATCTCCGAGCTGGATGAGGCGGAATTGCTCGGCATCGCGGCCGAGATCGCCCGACGCGGCATCCGCTCGATCGCGATCACCTCCGTCTTCTCGCCAGTGAGCGCGGAGATGGAGAGGCGGGCTGCCGAGATCTTCGAGAGAGCAATTCCCGGCGTCTACGTCACGCTGTCGAGCGAGATCGGGCGCATTGGCCTCCTGGAGCGCGAGAATGCGGCGATCATGAACGCCTGCCTGCGCGAGCTGTCCACGCATGTCATCGATGCGTTCCGGGCCGCCATTGCGCAGACGGGCATCAAGGGCCGCTTCTATCTCACGCAGAACGACGGCACCTTGATGGACGCCGCCTTCGCGGAGAAGTTCCCCGTGCTCACCTTCGCATCGGGCCCGACCAACTCGATGCGCGGCGCGGCTTTCCTCTCCGGCGTCAAGGAGGCGATCGTGGTCGACATCGGCGGCACGACCTCGGATGTTGGCGCCCTGCACAAGGGTTTCCCGCGACAGGCCACGACGGCCGTCGAAGTCGGCGGCGTGCGCACGAACTTCCGCATGCCGGATGTCTTCTCGATTGGCCTCGGCGGCGGCTCGCGCGTCGTCGAGACCGGCAACGGCATCGAGGTTGGCCCGACGTCGGTCGGCTACAGGCTGCTCCAGGAGGCGCTGATCTTCGGCGGCTCGACGCTCACCACATCGGACATTGCCGTCGCCTCGGGCAGTGCAGAGCTCGGCGACCCGGCGAAGGTCGCCCATCTCAAGCAGGAGTTCATCGGCAAGGTGCGCGAGAAGATGCGCGACATGCTGGAGGGCTGCGTCGAGCGTTCGCGGCTGTCCGACACGCCGCTGCCGGTGATCGTGGTCGGTGGCGGCTCGATCCTGGTCGACGGACCGATCGGCGACCTCGAAGTGATCAAGCCGAACCACTACGCGGTCGCCAACGCGGTTGGAGCCGCGATCGCTCAGGTCTCGGGCGAGGTCGACCGCGTCTACGTCCTGTCGCAAACCACGCGCGACCAGGCGCTGGATGACGCCAAGGCGCAGGCCGTCGACGCGGCCGTGGCCGCGGGCGCGAGCCGCGAGACCATCGAAATCGTGGATGTCGAGGACGTGCCGCTGGCTTACCTGCCGGGCAACGCCACCCGCATCCGTATCAAGGCAGTAGGTGAACTCCATGTCGACTAA
- a CDS encoding DUF917 domain-containing protein has protein sequence MSTKGYTLTERDLVPLSIGAAFLGTGGGGNPYLGMLRTREVIRNGGVARIVPLDALPDDAWVGAVGGIGAPVIGFEKLAEGGECYRAMRAVESATGKTMSALIPVEIGGANAMAPIIAAMMAGLPVVDGDGMGRAFPEGQMTTFSIYSDGRRDGPSALADDKGNVVVLQHAINAVWSERIMRTVTVAMGAGAGAAGAPMSMELVRRAAIPNTITQAIEIGQTVVDARTKRQNVVERVVEATGGTLFFAGKVTDIRRELTGGFSRGEAVIAGIDQWAGAEGRIAIQNENLVLWIDGKPVITVPDLIINVELDTGEPLTTEVLRYGQRIAVIGLPAHDLLKTPEALKVVGPKAFGYPELTFSPLAFKRAAAA, from the coding sequence ATGTCGACTAAGGGCTACACTCTCACCGAGCGCGACCTCGTGCCGCTTTCGATCGGCGCGGCCTTCCTCGGCACAGGCGGCGGCGGCAACCCCTATCTCGGCATGCTGCGCACCCGCGAGGTGATCCGCAACGGCGGTGTCGCGCGCATCGTACCGCTCGATGCGTTACCCGACGATGCGTGGGTCGGCGCCGTCGGCGGCATCGGCGCGCCGGTGATCGGCTTCGAGAAACTCGCGGAGGGCGGCGAGTGCTATCGCGCCATGCGCGCCGTCGAGAGCGCCACGGGTAAAACGATGTCCGCGCTGATTCCGGTCGAGATCGGCGGGGCCAATGCGATGGCGCCGATCATCGCGGCGATGATGGCCGGCCTGCCGGTGGTCGACGGCGACGGCATGGGCCGGGCATTCCCCGAGGGACAGATGACGACGTTCTCGATCTATTCGGACGGCCGCCGCGACGGGCCGTCGGCGCTGGCCGACGACAAGGGCAACGTCGTCGTCCTCCAGCACGCGATCAACGCCGTGTGGAGCGAGCGCATCATGCGCACCGTCACCGTCGCCATGGGCGCGGGCGCTGGTGCAGCCGGCGCGCCGATGTCGATGGAGCTCGTGCGCCGCGCCGCGATCCCGAACACCATCACCCAGGCGATCGAGATCGGCCAGACCGTGGTCGATGCGCGTACGAAGCGCCAGAACGTGGTCGAGCGGGTGGTGGAGGCGACGGGCGGCACGCTGTTCTTCGCTGGCAAGGTCACCGACATCCGCCGCGAGCTCACCGGCGGCTTCTCGCGCGGCGAGGCGGTCATTGCCGGCATCGACCAGTGGGCCGGGGCGGAGGGTCGGATCGCGATCCAGAACGAGAACCTCGTGCTGTGGATCGATGGGAAGCCGGTGATCACCGTGCCCGACCTGATCATCAACGTCGAGCTGGACACCGGCGAGCCGCTGACCACCGAAGTGCTGCGCTACGGCCAGCGCATCGCCGTCATCGGGCTTCCCGCCCACGATCTGTTGAAGACGCCGGAGGCGCTGAAGGTGGTCGGCCCGAAGGCGTTCGGCTATCCGGAGCTCACCTTCAGCCCGCTGGCGTTCAAACGGGCCGCGGCGGCCTGA
- the xseA gene encoding exodeoxyribonuclease VII large subunit, with protein MDETIDSPTNAHEYSVSEISIALKRTVEDAFGNVRVRGEISGYRGPHSSGHAYFSLKDDRSRIEAVIWKGTFGKLKFRPEEGMEVIATGKLTTYPGSSKYQIVIDNLEPAGAGALMALLEERKRRLQAEGLFDAGRKQLLPYLPRVIGVVTSPTGAVIRDIIHRISDRFPLHVVVWPVRVQGETTGAEVANAVAGFNALPEDGGIARPDVIIVARGGGSLEDLWGFNDEAVVRAVAASDIPVISAVGHETDWTLIDLAADMRAPTPTGAAEMAVPVKAELEATLASLGARLRTCTSRHLDRQRQAVRSAARALPSPDQLFALPRRRFDETAGRLDRAAVAAAERRRARLSAIRLSPATLERGIAEARRHLARSAAQLPKCADAYFERRRLRLQTAAARLTIEPFARRNAEARRGLERTALRLPRVVDTLLAERRKRLAQATRLVDSLSVKSVLDRGFALVEHEDGTLAKRAAEISDGMRLALRFADGTRSAVAGDSSAGGEAPRQRTKSGTAKPPSGQGDLF; from the coding sequence ATGGACGAAACTATCGATTCCCCGACCAACGCGCACGAATATTCCGTCAGCGAGATCTCGATCGCGCTCAAGCGGACAGTCGAGGACGCGTTCGGCAATGTGCGGGTGCGCGGCGAGATTTCTGGCTATCGCGGCCCGCATTCTTCCGGCCACGCCTATTTCTCGCTCAAGGACGACCGGTCGCGCATAGAGGCGGTGATCTGGAAGGGCACGTTCGGCAAGCTGAAATTCCGGCCCGAAGAGGGCATGGAGGTGATCGCCACCGGCAAGCTCACCACCTATCCCGGATCGTCGAAATACCAGATCGTCATCGACAACCTGGAGCCGGCGGGCGCCGGCGCGTTGATGGCGCTTCTGGAGGAGCGCAAGCGCCGGCTGCAGGCCGAGGGCCTGTTCGATGCCGGCCGCAAACAGCTGCTGCCCTATCTGCCGCGCGTCATCGGCGTGGTGACGTCGCCGACGGGGGCGGTGATCCGCGACATCATCCACCGCATCTCGGACCGTTTCCCGCTGCATGTCGTGGTCTGGCCCGTGCGTGTGCAAGGCGAGACGACGGGCGCGGAGGTGGCGAATGCCGTCGCTGGCTTCAACGCCCTGCCCGAGGATGGCGGCATCGCCCGGCCGGACGTGATCATCGTCGCGCGCGGCGGCGGCAGCCTGGAGGACCTTTGGGGCTTCAACGACGAGGCGGTGGTGCGCGCAGTGGCGGCGTCCGACATCCCGGTGATTTCGGCGGTGGGCCACGAAACCGACTGGACGCTGATCGACCTCGCGGCGGACATGCGCGCGCCGACACCGACGGGTGCGGCCGAAATGGCGGTGCCGGTCAAGGCCGAGCTGGAGGCAACGCTCGCCTCGCTCGGCGCGCGGCTCAGAACCTGCACCTCGCGGCATCTCGACAGGCAGCGGCAGGCGGTGCGGAGCGCGGCGCGCGCCCTGCCCTCGCCCGACCAGCTCTTCGCTCTGCCGCGCCGCCGCTTCGACGAGACCGCCGGACGGCTCGACCGCGCGGCCGTTGCAGCGGCCGAGCGGCGGCGGGCGCGGCTTTCCGCGATCCGGCTCTCGCCCGCCACGCTGGAGCGCGGCATCGCCGAAGCGCGCCGGCATCTCGCGCGCAGCGCAGCACAACTGCCGAAATGCGCCGACGCCTATTTCGAGCGGCGCAGGCTGCGGCTGCAAACGGCGGCGGCGCGGCTGACCATCGAACCTTTCGCGCGCCGCAACGCCGAGGCCCGCCGCGGGCTGGAGCGCACGGCGCTTCGCCTGCCGCGGGTGGTCGACACCCTCCTCGCCGAGCGCCGCAAGCGTCTGGCGCAGGCGACACGGCTGGTGGATTCGCTGTCGGTGAAATCGGTCCTCGACCGCGGCTTTGCGCTGGTGGAACATGAGGACGGCACGCTTGCCAAGCGGGCGGCGGAGATTTCGGACGGCATGCGGCTGGCGCTGCGGTTCGCCGACGGGACGAGGAGCGCGGTGGCTGGCGATAGCTCAGCCGGTGGCGAGGCGCCACGCCAACGTACGAAGTCGGGCACCGCAAAGCCGCCGAGCGGACAGGGCGACCTGTTCTGA